In Streptomyces alboniger, the following are encoded in one genomic region:
- the ffh gene encoding signal recognition particle protein translates to MFDTLSDRLAATFKNLRGKGRLSEADIDATAREIRIALLEADVALPVVRAFIKQIKERAAGAEVSQALNPAQQVIKIVNEELIGILGGETRRLRFAKTAPTVIMLAGLQGAGKTTLAGKLGLWLKGQGHSPLLVACDLQRPNAVNQLSVVAERAGVGVYAPQPGNGVGDPVQVAKDSVEFARTKQFDVVIVDTAGRLGIDQELMRQAADIRDAVSPDEVLFVVDAMIGQDAVNTAEAFRDGVGFDGVVLSKLDGDARGGAALSIAQVTGRQIMFASNGEKLDDFDAFHPDRMASRILGMGDMLTLIEKAEQTFSQQEAEKMASKLASSKGKDFTLDDFLAQMEQVRKMGSISKLLGMMPGMGQIKDQINNIDERDVDRTAAIIKSMTPAERQEPTIINGSRRARIAKGSGVEVSAVKSLVERFFEARKMMSRMAQGGGMPGMPGLPGMGGGAGKQKKKQKQAKGKRRSGNPMKRKQEELEAATRREQAGQDGGAFGLPGGQPGQNFELPDEFKKFMG, encoded by the coding sequence GTGTTCGATACTCTCTCCGACCGCCTCGCAGCGACATTCAAGAACCTCCGGGGCAAGGGCCGCCTGTCCGAGGCGGACATCGACGCCACGGCGCGCGAGATCCGCATCGCCCTGCTCGAGGCGGACGTCGCCCTGCCCGTCGTACGCGCCTTCATCAAGCAGATCAAGGAGCGCGCGGCCGGCGCCGAGGTCTCCCAGGCGCTGAACCCCGCCCAGCAGGTCATCAAGATCGTCAACGAGGAGCTGATCGGCATCCTCGGCGGCGAGACCCGCCGCCTGCGCTTCGCGAAGACCGCGCCGACCGTCATCATGCTCGCGGGTCTCCAGGGTGCCGGTAAGACGACCCTCGCCGGAAAGCTCGGCCTCTGGCTGAAGGGGCAGGGCCACTCCCCGCTCCTGGTGGCCTGTGACCTCCAGCGCCCCAACGCCGTCAACCAGCTGAGCGTCGTCGCCGAGCGCGCCGGCGTCGGCGTCTACGCCCCCCAGCCGGGCAACGGCGTGGGCGACCCGGTGCAGGTCGCCAAGGACTCCGTCGAGTTCGCGCGGACCAAGCAGTTCGACGTGGTCATCGTCGACACCGCCGGCCGCCTCGGCATCGACCAGGAGCTGATGCGGCAGGCGGCGGACATCCGCGACGCGGTCAGCCCCGACGAGGTCCTCTTCGTCGTCGACGCCATGATCGGTCAGGACGCCGTCAACACGGCCGAGGCCTTCCGCGACGGCGTCGGCTTCGACGGCGTGGTGCTCTCCAAGCTCGACGGCGACGCCCGTGGTGGTGCCGCCCTGTCGATCGCGCAGGTCACCGGCCGCCAGATCATGTTCGCCTCGAACGGCGAGAAGCTGGACGACTTCGACGCGTTCCACCCGGACCGCATGGCGTCCCGCATCCTCGGCATGGGCGACATGCTCACGCTCATCGAGAAGGCAGAGCAGACCTTCTCCCAGCAAGAGGCCGAGAAGATGGCCTCCAAGCTGGCGAGCAGCAAGGGCAAGGACTTCACGCTCGATGACTTCCTGGCCCAGATGGAGCAGGTCAGGAAGATGGGCAGCATCAGCAAGCTGCTCGGGATGATGCCCGGCATGGGGCAGATCAAGGACCAGATCAACAACATCGACGAGCGGGACGTCGACCGCACCGCCGCCATCATCAAGTCGATGACCCCGGCCGAGCGCCAGGAGCCGACGATCATCAACGGCTCGCGCCGCGCCCGTATCGCCAAGGGCTCCGGTGTCGAGGTCAGCGCCGTGAAGAGCCTTGTCGAGCGGTTCTTCGAGGCGCGGAAGATGATGTCCCGCATGGCCCAGGGCGGCGGCATGCCGGGTATGCCCGGACTGCCGGGCATGGGTGGCGGCGCCGGCAAGCAGAAGAAGAAGCAGAAGCAGGCCAAGGGCAAGCGGCGCTCCGGCAACCCCATGAAGCGCAAGCAGGAGGAGCTGGAGGCGGCCACGCGCCGCGAGCAGGCCGGCCAGGACGGCGGCGCCTTCGGCCTTCCGGGCGGCCAGCCCGGACAGAACTTCGAGCTGCCCGACGAGTTCAAGAAATTCATGGGCTGA
- a CDS encoding RNA-binding protein, producing the protein MLEEALEHLVKGIVDNPDDVQVASRNLRRGRVLEVRVHPDDLGKVIGRNGRTARALRTVVGAIGGRGVRVDLVDVDQVR; encoded by the coding sequence ATGCTCGAGGAGGCTCTCGAGCACCTCGTGAAGGGCATCGTCGACAACCCCGACGACGTGCAGGTGGCCTCGCGCAACCTGCGCCGCGGGCGCGTACTCGAGGTCCGGGTCCACCCGGACGACCTCGGCAAGGTGATCGGCCGTAACGGCCGCACCGCGCGCGCTCTGCGGACCGTCGTGGGCGCCATCGGCGGCCGCGGTGTCCGCGTCGACCTCGTCGACGTGGACCAGGTTCGCTGA
- a CDS encoding [protein-PII] uridylyltransferase — protein sequence MTSVDVRTETEAEDSGPSGYAAARLRLLHEESRSGPPRRSALSGLTDDWLAGLFQAGSENMPRGVALVAVGGYGRGELSPRSDLDLLLLHDGNADAADVAALADRLWYPVWDLGLALDHSVRTPSQARRTAGEDLKVHLGLLDARHVAGDLGLTAGLRTAVLADWRNQAPKRLPELRELCEERAVRHGELGHLLEPDLKEARGGLRDATALRAVAASWLADAPREGLADARRRLLDVRDALHLATGRATDRLALQEQDQVAAALGLLDADTLLRQVYESARVVSYASDVTWREVGRVLRARSVRPRLRAMLGGRGAVAERSPLAEGVVEHDGEVVLARAARPERDPVLPLRAAAAAAQAGLPLSLHAVRRLAASVKPLPTPWPAEAREQLVTLLGAGRPTVEVWEALEAEGLITRLLPDWERVRCRPQRNAVHTWTVDRHLVETAVRAAELTRRVGRPDLLLVAALLHDIGKGWPGDHSVAGEIIARDVAARVGFDAGDVAVVACLVRHHLLLVETATRRDLDDPATVQGVADAVGSVGTLELLHALTEADALATGPAAWSAWRGALVADLVKRVAAVLSGGEPGDASAEGAAPTAEQERLAIEAFRTGGPVLALRTRAEGGAEPAESPEAPEPLGVELLIAVPEQPGVLSAVAGVLATHRLAVRTAELREVALPSGVEGAGGGSVLLLDWRVAAEYGSLPQAARLRADLVRALDGTLDIEGRLRERDAAYPRRRGTVAPPPRVTVASAGSRLATVIEVRSQDAPGLLHRIGRALEAAGVAVRSAHVSTLGANAVDAFYVTGADGGPLPGERAAEVARGVEGALRELAGKQ from the coding sequence GTGACGAGTGTGGACGTACGAACCGAAACGGAAGCGGAAGACTCCGGACCCAGCGGCTACGCGGCGGCCCGGCTGCGGCTCCTCCACGAGGAGTCGCGGTCCGGGCCGCCGCGCCGTTCGGCCCTCTCCGGCCTGACGGACGACTGGCTGGCCGGGCTCTTCCAGGCGGGCTCCGAGAACATGCCCCGCGGGGTCGCGCTCGTCGCCGTGGGCGGGTACGGACGCGGGGAACTGTCACCGCGCAGCGACCTCGACCTGCTCCTGCTGCACGACGGGAACGCGGACGCCGCCGACGTGGCAGCCCTCGCCGACCGGCTCTGGTACCCCGTCTGGGACCTCGGGCTCGCCCTCGACCACTCCGTGCGGACGCCGTCACAGGCGCGCAGGACAGCCGGTGAGGACCTCAAGGTGCACCTCGGGCTGCTCGACGCGCGGCACGTCGCCGGGGACCTGGGGCTGACCGCCGGACTGCGCACCGCCGTGCTCGCCGACTGGCGCAACCAGGCCCCGAAGCGGCTGCCCGAACTGCGCGAGCTGTGCGAGGAGAGGGCCGTACGCCACGGCGAGTTGGGCCACCTCCTCGAACCCGACCTGAAAGAGGCCAGGGGCGGACTGCGCGACGCCACGGCGCTGCGGGCCGTCGCCGCCTCCTGGCTCGCCGACGCGCCGCGCGAGGGCCTCGCCGACGCCCGGCGGCGGCTGCTCGACGTCCGCGACGCGCTGCACCTCGCCACCGGGCGGGCCACCGACCGGCTCGCCCTCCAGGAACAGGACCAGGTCGCCGCCGCGCTCGGCCTGCTGGACGCGGACACCCTGCTGCGACAGGTGTACGAGTCCGCCCGCGTCGTCTCCTACGCCAGTGACGTCACCTGGCGCGAGGTCGGGCGCGTGCTGCGGGCCCGGTCCGTGCGGCCGCGGCTGCGGGCCATGCTGGGCGGCCGGGGGGCGGTCGCCGAGCGGTCGCCGCTGGCCGAGGGCGTCGTGGAGCACGACGGGGAGGTCGTGCTCGCCCGCGCCGCCCGCCCCGAGCGGGACCCCGTCCTGCCGCTGCGCGCCGCCGCGGCCGCCGCGCAGGCCGGACTCCCGCTGTCCCTGCACGCCGTGCGGCGGCTCGCCGCGTCCGTGAAGCCCCTGCCCACGCCGTGGCCCGCCGAGGCGCGCGAGCAGCTGGTGACGCTGCTCGGCGCGGGGCGGCCGACCGTCGAGGTGTGGGAGGCGCTGGAGGCGGAGGGCCTCATCACGCGGCTGCTGCCCGACTGGGAGCGGGTGCGGTGCAGGCCGCAGCGCAACGCCGTCCACACGTGGACCGTCGACCGGCATCTGGTCGAGACGGCGGTACGGGCCGCCGAGCTGACGCGGCGGGTGGGGCGGCCCGACCTGCTCCTGGTGGCCGCGCTGCTGCACGACATCGGGAAGGGCTGGCCCGGGGACCACTCCGTGGCCGGCGAGATCATCGCGCGCGATGTGGCGGCGCGGGTGGGCTTCGACGCGGGAGACGTGGCCGTCGTCGCGTGTCTCGTACGCCACCACCTCCTGCTGGTCGAGACCGCGACGCGGCGCGACCTCGACGACCCGGCGACGGTCCAGGGGGTCGCCGACGCGGTCGGGTCCGTGGGCACGCTCGAACTGCTGCACGCCCTCACCGAGGCGGACGCGCTCGCCACCGGGCCCGCGGCCTGGTCCGCGTGGCGGGGCGCGCTCGTCGCCGACCTGGTGAAGCGGGTGGCGGCGGTGCTGTCGGGCGGCGAGCCGGGCGACGCCTCGGCCGAGGGGGCGGCGCCCACGGCCGAGCAGGAGCGTCTCGCGATCGAGGCGTTCCGTACGGGCGGGCCGGTGCTGGCGCTGCGGACGCGGGCGGAAGGAGGCGCGGAGCCCGCCGAGTCGCCCGAGGCGCCCGAGCCGCTCGGTGTGGAGCTGCTCATCGCCGTACCGGAGCAGCCCGGGGTGCTGTCGGCCGTGGCCGGAGTCCTCGCCACGCACCGGCTGGCGGTACGGACGGCGGAGCTGCGGGAGGTCGCGCTGCCGTCCGGGGTCGAGGGCGCCGGCGGGGGATCGGTGCTGCTGCTCGACTGGCGGGTCGCGGCGGAGTACGGATCCTTGCCGCAGGCCGCGCGGTTGCGGGCCGACCTGGTGCGGGCGCTGGACGGGACGCTGGACATCGAGGGGCGGCTGCGGGAACGGGACGCCGCGTACCCCCGGCGGCGGGGGACCGTGGCGCCGCCTCCCCGCGTGACGGTGGCATCGGCGGGCTCACGGCTCGCGACGGTCATCGAGGTCCGGTCCCAGGACGCGCCGGGCCTGCTGCACCGGATCGGGCGGGCGTTGGAGGCGGCGGGAGTGGCGGTGCGGAGCGCCCACGTCTCGACGCTGGGGGCGAACGCGGTCGACGCCTTCTATGTGACGGGGGCGGACGGGGGCCCGCTGCCGGGGGAGCGGGCCGCGGAGGTCGCCCGGGGGGTGGAGGGGGCTCTGCGGGAGCTGGCGGGGAAGCAGTAG
- the rpsP gene encoding 30S ribosomal protein S16: MAVKIKLKRLGKIRSPHYRIVVADSRTRRDGRAIEEIGLYHPVQNPSRIEVNSERAQYWLSVGAQPTEPVMAILKLTGDWQKHKGLPAPAPLKVAEPKDKRAAFEAFTKGLEGDDAKGEAITQKAKKADKKADEAADAAASTESTEA, encoded by the coding sequence GTGGCAGTCAAGATCAAGCTGAAGCGTCTGGGCAAGATCCGTTCGCCTCACTACCGCATCGTCGTCGCCGACTCCCGTACCCGCCGTGACGGCCGGGCCATCGAGGAGATCGGCCTGTACCACCCGGTGCAGAACCCCTCGCGCATCGAGGTCAACTCGGAGCGTGCCCAGTACTGGCTGTCCGTCGGCGCCCAGCCGACCGAGCCGGTCATGGCGATCCTCAAGCTCACCGGCGACTGGCAGAAGCACAAGGGCCTGCCGGCCCCGGCGCCGCTGAAGGTCGCCGAGCCCAAGGACAAGCGCGCCGCGTTCGAGGCCTTCACCAAGGGTCTCGAGGGCGACGACGCCAAGGGTGAGGCCATCACCCAGAAGGCCAAGAAGGCGGACAAGAAGGCGGACGAGGCTGCTGACGCGGCTGCGTCCACCGAGTCGACCGAGGCCTGA
- the ftsH gene encoding ATP-dependent zinc metalloprotease FtsH, which yields MSNPVPPRQAPDQPWRSEGAPPPAPTPPPKKKMPGGWGGLILTALIVYLIANLVLSFFNDGDEPTISYTEFSKQVDSGNVSKIYSKGDAIQGQLKKEREKPGDEKGKYTKFTTQRPAFADDKLWDDLTKHDVTVTAEPVVQERSFLSNLLISLAPMLLLVALWIFIARRMASGMGGGGGMLGRKTPPKPVELEPGAKRTTFEDVAGIDEVEGELNDVVDFLKNPDAYRAMGAKMPRGVLLAGPPGTGKTLLARAVAGEAGVPFFSASASGFIEMIVGVGASRVRELFAEARKVAPSIIFIDEIDTIGRARGGGSGMGGHDEREQTLNQILTEMDGFSGAEGVIVLAATNRADVLDPALTRPGRFDRVVNVSPPDRGGREAILRIHTRAIPLADDVDLAQVARTTPGMTGAELANLANEAALLAVKRKQRTVTQSDLSEAMEKVQLGAERPLVMPEEERRRTAYHESGHALLGMLQPGADPVRKITIVPRGRALGVTLSTPDSDKYAYTEEYLRGRIIGALGGMAAEHVVYGVITTGAENDLEQVTNIARGMVGRWGMSELVGRLSALPSDAQQAYGLSAAPQTLDTIDGEMRRIVDECYENACRQLRDHRGQLDALAAALLENETLEEADAYRVAGVVRTAKSG from the coding sequence ATGAGCAACCCTGTGCCGCCACGCCAGGCGCCGGATCAGCCGTGGCGCTCCGAGGGCGCGCCCCCGCCCGCCCCCACGCCCCCGCCCAAGAAGAAGATGCCGGGCGGTTGGGGCGGGCTCATCCTGACGGCTCTGATCGTCTACCTCATCGCCAATCTCGTGCTCTCCTTCTTCAACGACGGCGACGAGCCGACCATCTCGTACACCGAGTTCAGCAAACAGGTCGACTCCGGCAACGTCTCGAAGATCTACTCCAAGGGCGACGCGATCCAGGGGCAGCTCAAGAAGGAGCGGGAGAAGCCGGGTGACGAGAAGGGCAAGTACACCAAGTTCACCACCCAGCGGCCCGCCTTCGCCGACGACAAGCTCTGGGACGACCTGACCAAGCACGACGTCACCGTCACCGCCGAACCTGTGGTGCAGGAGCGCAGCTTCCTGTCCAACCTGCTGATCTCGCTCGCCCCGATGCTGCTCCTGGTGGCGCTGTGGATCTTCATCGCCCGGCGCATGGCCTCAGGGATGGGCGGCGGTGGCGGCATGCTGGGGCGCAAGACGCCGCCCAAGCCGGTCGAGCTGGAGCCCGGCGCGAAGCGGACCACGTTCGAGGATGTGGCGGGCATCGACGAGGTCGAGGGCGAGCTGAACGACGTCGTCGACTTCCTCAAGAACCCCGACGCCTACCGCGCGATGGGCGCCAAGATGCCGCGCGGAGTGCTGCTCGCGGGCCCGCCCGGCACGGGCAAGACCCTGCTCGCGCGCGCCGTCGCGGGCGAGGCGGGCGTGCCCTTCTTCTCGGCCTCCGCCTCCGGGTTCATCGAGATGATCGTGGGCGTGGGCGCCTCGCGCGTACGGGAACTCTTCGCGGAGGCCCGCAAGGTGGCGCCCTCGATCATCTTCATCGACGAGATCGACACCATCGGGCGCGCGCGGGGCGGCGGCAGCGGCATGGGCGGCCACGACGAGCGCGAGCAGACGCTGAACCAGATCCTCACCGAGATGGACGGCTTCTCGGGGGCGGAAGGCGTCATCGTCCTCGCCGCCACCAACCGCGCCGACGTCCTCGACCCCGCCCTCACCCGGCCGGGCCGCTTCGACCGCGTCGTCAACGTCTCGCCCCCGGACCGCGGCGGACGCGAGGCCATCCTCAGGATCCACACGAGGGCCATCCCGCTGGCCGACGACGTCGACCTCGCCCAGGTCGCCCGTACGACACCGGGCATGACCGGCGCCGAACTGGCCAATCTCGCCAACGAAGCCGCCCTCCTCGCCGTCAAGCGCAAGCAGAGGACCGTGACGCAGTCCGACCTCTCCGAAGCCATGGAGAAGGTCCAGCTCGGCGCCGAGCGGCCGCTGGTCATGCCGGAGGAGGAGCGTCGGCGGACGGCGTACCACGAGAGCGGACACGCGCTGCTCGGCATGTTGCAGCCCGGCGCCGACCCGGTCCGCAAGATCACCATCGTGCCGCGCGGCCGCGCCCTCGGCGTCACGCTGTCGACCCCGGACTCCGACAAGTACGCCTACACGGAGGAGTACCTGCGCGGCCGCATCATCGGCGCCCTGGGAGGCATGGCCGCCGAACACGTCGTCTACGGAGTCATCACCACAGGCGCCGAGAACGACCTGGAGCAAGTCACCAACATCGCCCGCGGCATGGTCGGCCGCTGGGGCATGAGCGAACTCGTGGGGCGCCTGTCCGCGCTCCCGAGCGACGCCCAGCAGGCCTACGGCCTCTCCGCCGCCCCCCAGACGCTCGACACGATCGACGGCGAGATGCGGCGGATCGTCGACGAGTGCTACGAGAACGCCTGCCGCCAACTGCGCGACCACCGCGGACAGCTCGACGCGCTCGCCGCCGCGCTCCTCGAGAACGAGACCCTGGAGGAGGCGGACGCGTACCGGGTCGCCGGGGTCGTCCGGACGGCCAAGAGCGGCTAG
- the rplS gene encoding 50S ribosomal protein L19 encodes MANLLDSVDSASLRSDIPAFRPGDTVNVHVRVIEGNRSRVQQFKGVVIRRQGAGVRETFTVRKVSFSVGVERTFPVHTPIVEKIELVTRGDVRRAKLYYLRDLRGKAAKIKEKRDS; translated from the coding sequence ATGGCTAACCTGCTCGACTCCGTCGACAGCGCGTCGCTGCGCAGCGACATCCCGGCGTTCCGCCCGGGTGACACCGTCAACGTCCACGTCCGCGTCATCGAGGGCAACCGCTCCCGTGTGCAGCAGTTCAAGGGCGTAGTCATCCGCCGCCAGGGTGCCGGCGTGCGCGAGACCTTCACGGTCCGCAAGGTCTCCTTCTCCGTCGGCGTCGAGCGCACCTTCCCGGTGCACACCCCGATCGTCGAGAAGATCGAGCTCGTCACCCGCGGTGACGTGCGTCGCGCGAAGCTGTACTACCTCCGTGACCTGCGCGGCAAGGCCGCGAAGATCAAGGAGAAGCGCGACAGCTGA
- the trmD gene encoding tRNA (guanosine(37)-N1)-methyltransferase TrmD produces the protein MRLDVVTIFPEYLEPLNVSLVGKARARGQLDVNVHDLREWTYDRHNTVDDTPYGGGPGMVMKTDPWGAALDDVLAEGYESGGHGPVLVVPTPSGRPFTQELAVELSERPWLVFTPARYEGIDRRVMDEYATRIPVYEVSIGDYVLAGGEAAVLVITEAVARLLPGVLGNAESHQDDSFAPGAMANLLEGPVYTKPPQWRGHGIPDVLLSGHHGKIARWRRDEALRRTTRNRPDLIERCDPKAFDKKDREMLSILGWRPGPDGRFGRDPEAVEE, from the coding sequence ATGCGGCTCGACGTCGTCACGATCTTCCCCGAGTACCTGGAACCCCTGAACGTCTCCCTCGTGGGCAAGGCACGCGCGCGTGGACAGCTCGACGTGAACGTGCACGACCTCAGGGAGTGGACGTACGACCGTCACAACACGGTCGACGACACCCCCTACGGCGGCGGCCCCGGCATGGTCATGAAGACCGACCCCTGGGGTGCGGCCCTCGACGACGTGCTCGCCGAGGGGTACGAGTCCGGGGGCCACGGCCCCGTCCTGGTCGTCCCCACGCCCAGCGGGCGCCCCTTCACCCAGGAACTCGCCGTGGAGCTGTCCGAGCGCCCCTGGCTGGTCTTCACGCCCGCGCGCTACGAGGGCATCGACCGGCGCGTCATGGACGAGTACGCGACCCGTATCCCCGTCTACGAGGTGTCCATCGGCGACTACGTCCTCGCGGGCGGGGAAGCGGCCGTCCTGGTCATCACCGAGGCGGTGGCCAGGCTCCTCCCCGGTGTCCTCGGCAACGCCGAGTCCCACCAGGACGACTCCTTCGCGCCCGGCGCCATGGCCAACCTCCTCGAAGGCCCCGTCTACACCAAGCCTCCCCAGTGGCGCGGTCACGGCATCCCGGACGTCCTGCTCAGCGGCCACCACGGCAAGATCGCGCGCTGGCGGCGGGACGAGGCACTGCGCCGCACCACCCGCAACAGGCCCGACCTCATCGAGCGTTGCGACCCCAAGGCCTTCGACAAGAAGGACCGCGAGATGCTCTCGATCCTGGGGTGGCGGCCGGGGCCCGACGGCCGATTTGGGCGAGACCCCGAGGCCGTGGAAGAATAG
- a CDS encoding P-II family nitrogen regulator, with protein sequence MKLITAVVKPHRLDEIKEALQAFGVQGLTVTEASGYGRQRGHTEVYRGAEYTVDLVPKIRIEVLVEDDDADQVLEVVVKAARTGKIGDGKVWSVPVETAIRVRTGERGPDAL encoded by the coding sequence ATGAAGCTCATCACCGCGGTGGTCAAACCGCACCGGCTCGACGAGATCAAGGAGGCGCTCCAGGCCTTCGGCGTCCAGGGGCTGACCGTCACCGAGGCCAGCGGGTACGGCCGCCAGCGCGGACACACCGAGGTCTACCGAGGTGCCGAGTACACCGTGGACCTCGTACCGAAGATCCGTATCGAGGTCCTCGTCGAGGACGACGACGCCGACCAGGTCCTGGAGGTCGTGGTCAAGGCCGCCCGGACCGGCAAGATCGGCGACGGCAAGGTCTGGAGCGTGCCGGTCGAGACGGCCATCCGCGTACGGACCGGCGAGCGCGGCCCCGACGCGCTGTGA
- the rimM gene encoding ribosome maturation factor RimM (Essential for efficient processing of 16S rRNA), with protein MQLVVARIGRAHGIKGEVTVEVRTDEPELRLGPGAVLATEPAAIGPLTIETGRVHSGRLLLRFEGVRDRTGAEALRNTLLIAEVDPEELPEEEDEYYDHQLMDLDVVTKDGEEVGRITEISHLPSQDLFIVERPDGSEVMIPFVEEIVVEIDLEEQKAVIDPPPGLIDDRAEIASTRDAEAAPENGPDSGNESAAEDKA; from the coding sequence GTGCAGTTGGTAGTCGCCCGCATCGGCCGTGCCCACGGCATCAAGGGAGAGGTCACCGTTGAGGTCCGCACCGACGAGCCGGAGCTGCGGCTCGGCCCGGGCGCCGTCCTCGCGACCGAACCCGCCGCCATCGGCCCGCTGACCATCGAGACCGGCCGGGTGCACAGCGGCCGCCTCCTGCTGCGCTTCGAAGGCGTGCGCGACCGTACGGGCGCCGAGGCGCTGCGCAACACGCTCCTGATCGCCGAGGTGGACCCGGAGGAGCTCCCCGAGGAAGAGGACGAGTATTACGACCACCAGCTCATGGACCTCGACGTCGTCACCAAGGACGGCGAGGAGGTGGGCCGGATCACCGAGATCTCGCACCTGCCCTCGCAGGACCTCTTCATCGTGGAACGCCCCGACGGCAGCGAGGTGATGATCCCCTTCGTCGAGGAGATCGTCGTCGAGATCGACCTGGAGGAGCAGAAGGCCGTCATCGACCCGCCCCCCGGGCTCATCGACGACCGCGCCGAGATCGCCTCCACGCGGGACGCCGAGGCGGCCCCGGAGAACGGACCGGACTCAGGGAACGAGTCGGCCGCGGAGGACAAGGCGTAA